In a genomic window of Methanocalculus natronophilus:
- a CDS encoding PAS domain-containing protein, which translates to MNEEREGNGTEFEMLKRTFHAIEDPIFFLDMDGIIRYANTASADLLQRPLDGIIGVHCHRVVHQTLTHIRGCPFVKAKQTKQRETYTVKLGDHWYQVAIDPVLTRDGEMTGAVHILTNIDTIKKNHELRAILGAIIETTHDPIIGETPDGRVISWNKGAEETFGYTAEEMVGESIITIIPEPLRDQWKKTLQKVQRGEPVQDIETRRITKDGRELELSLSLSPILDERGITTGIAVIGRNLTEIRTAERALVAYITEAALRLKNPVQIIAHTLEELSELHIRGEIDDEEFTSGIRIQARHAYQIVENIQELQQGIIHNMNDIPETYRKFLMDEE; encoded by the coding sequence ATGAACGAAGAGCGAGAGGGGAATGGTACTGAGTTTGAGATGTTGAAGCGGACCTTCCATGCAATCGAGGATCCGATCTTCTTCCTTGATATGGACGGAATCATACGCTATGCAAACACGGCTTCGGCTGATCTCCTCCAAAGGCCCCTGGACGGGATCATCGGAGTACACTGCCACCGGGTTGTACACCAGACCCTGACACATATCCGCGGATGCCCGTTTGTGAAGGCAAAACAGACAAAGCAGCGGGAGACCTACACCGTCAAACTCGGGGATCACTGGTACCAGGTGGCAATTGATCCGGTTCTCACACGTGACGGGGAGATGACCGGTGCAGTGCATATCCTGACGAATATTGACACAATAAAGAAGAATCACGAACTCCGTGCTATCCTCGGGGCAATCATCGAGACAACCCATGACCCGATCATCGGCGAGACTCCTGATGGACGGGTCATCTCATGGAACAAAGGCGCAGAAGAGACCTTCGGCTATACCGCAGAAGAGATGGTCGGGGAAAGCATCATCACCATAATACCAGAACCCCTCCGCGATCAGTGGAAAAAGACACTTCAAAAGGTGCAGCGGGGCGAACCTGTTCAGGATATCGAGACACGGAGGATCACAAAGGACGGAAGAGAACTCGAATTATCACTCTCACTCTCCCCGATCCTTGATGAGCGGGGGATCACCACCGGAATTGCTGTCATCGGACGGAATCTCACCGAGATTCGAACGGCTGAACGGGCTCTGGTCGCCTATATCACCGAGGCAGCTCTCAGGCTGAAAAACCCGGTTCAGATCATTGCGCACACCCTTGAGGAACTGAGTGAACTCCATATCAGGGGAGAGATTGATGATGAGGAATTTACCTCAGGTATCAGGATCCAGGCGCGGCACGCCTACCAGATCGTCGAGAATATCCAGGAACTCCAGCAGGGAATCATCCATAATATGAATGACATTCCAGAAACCTACAGGAAGTTCCTGATGGATGAGGAGTAA
- a CDS encoding glutaredoxin family protein — MEYTVVDGEDRGDLVLYALSTCRWCNLTKELLQSLNVKFRYIYADLLQPDELDQILIEVERFNPAGSFPTLVINGKDVIIGYKEKEIRKVLG; from the coding sequence ATGGAATATACTGTTGTTGATGGAGAGGATCGGGGAGATCTGGTGCTCTATGCCCTCTCCACATGCCGGTGGTGCAATCTGACAAAAGAACTTCTCCAGAGCCTGAATGTGAAATTCAGGTATATTTATGCGGATCTTCTTCAGCCTGACGAGCTCGATCAGATCCTAATTGAGGTGGAGCGGTTCAACCCGGCGGGATCGTTTCCAACACTGGTGATCAATGGAAAAGATGTCATCATCGGATACAAGGAAAAAGAGATCCGGAAGGTGCTTGGATGA
- a CDS encoding methyltransferase domain-containing protein — translation MDVIFQFFEDLPMQGPGDDTVTKEILTSLSPGREALILDIGCGTGRQTRILAEESRDARIIAVDLHIPYLQSLPDHPHLQAIGASMDALPLKEKAVDLIWSEGAIYNIGFQAGLDAWKPLLKDGGSVVVSELCWHEPDPPEDVRRFFEEDCPGTGTEADRIRDAEDAGYTVLQTIRLPVRAWEAYYRPMPSRIELWREREQNPDVLAFLDMMEQEIAIFREYGSWYGYTFFVLAKKRE, via the coding sequence ATGGATGTTATTTTTCAATTCTTTGAGGACCTGCCGATGCAGGGGCCGGGTGACGATACCGTAACAAAAGAGATTCTAACCTCACTCTCTCCAGGAAGGGAAGCGCTCATCCTCGATATCGGATGCGGCACAGGCAGGCAGACCCGCATACTCGCAGAAGAATCTCGTGATGCACGGATCATCGCAGTCGATCTGCATATCCCCTATCTTCAGTCCCTGCCGGATCACCCGCATCTCCAGGCAATCGGAGCATCGATGGATGCTCTCCCACTCAAGGAGAAGGCCGTCGATCTCATCTGGAGTGAGGGTGCGATCTACAATATAGGATTTCAAGCCGGTCTGGATGCATGGAAGCCTCTGCTCAAAGACGGGGGATCGGTTGTTGTATCTGAATTATGCTGGCATGAGCCTGATCCCCCAGAAGACGTTCGACGTTTCTTTGAGGAGGATTGTCCGGGAACAGGTACAGAAGCAGACCGGATCAGGGATGCAGAAGATGCCGGATATACCGTACTGCAGACAATACGGCTACCAGTTAGAGCCTGGGAGGCGTATTACCGGCCCATGCCATCACGTATAGAATTATGGAGAGAACGGGAGCAAAACCCTGATGTACTTGCATTCCTCGATATGATGGAGCAGGAGATAGCCATCTTCAGGGAGTATGGATCCTGGTACGGTTATACCTTCTTTGTTCTTGCAAAAAAGAGAGAATGA
- a CDS encoding ferredoxin-thioredoxin reductase catalytic domain-containing protein, producing MKIDEPSIEEIDALEEVLENEASSHGYSLSPDREAVRALVKGVIVNTRRYGYPSCPCRLSTGKKEDDLDIICPCDYRDADVIAYGACYCSLYVSEAVKSGREEIQPIPERRPPRTARAKKAAAVAGGFSLPVLRCKVCGYLCARENPPEKCPICGVSKERFERFA from the coding sequence ATGAAGATTGACGAACCCTCAATTGAGGAGATTGACGCGCTTGAAGAGGTGCTGGAGAACGAGGCATCAAGCCACGGGTACAGCCTGAGCCCTGATCGGGAGGCTGTCCGGGCGCTTGTGAAGGGGGTCATCGTGAATACAAGGCGGTATGGCTATCCATCCTGTCCGTGCCGCCTATCAACCGGAAAAAAGGAGGACGATCTCGATATCATCTGCCCCTGTGATTACCGTGATGCGGATGTGATTGCATATGGTGCCTGCTATTGCTCGCTCTATGTCTCAGAAGCGGTAAAGAGCGGCCGGGAGGAGATTCAGCCTATTCCGGAGCGTCGGCCGCCACGAACAGCGCGGGCTAAGAAAGCAGCCGCTGTGGCTGGCGGGTTCTCTCTGCCGGTTCTCCGGTGCAAGGTCTGTGGATATCTCTGTGCAAGGGAGAACCCTCCTGAGAAATGTCCTATCTGTGGTGTTTCTAAGGAGCGGTTCGAACGGTTTGCCTGA
- a CDS encoding phosphoglycerate kinase, whose protein sequence is MVFGTLEDIQIEGKIVLLRVDFNSPIDPSSGTILDNKRFQEHLPTIMALEDAKVVILTHQSRPGKKDFTTLRSHADLLERMINRPVTYVDDIFGRYARESISSMRNGDIVMLENLRFNAEENLTMKPDWAMKTHCVQNLAAMGDLYVNDAFGTAHRSQPTMVGLPMVLRSVAGLLMEKEVSMLSRVFTDAPRPITFILGGTKVDDSIAVASNVLEHGIADRILAIGVVGNVFLAGSGVDIGNPSQQAILGLGYGSEIERAGEILKTYGDRVVLPATVAVREAGERMEYPVSEIPSDTPILDLGSDSIRSMVAEIRRSETIVFNGPAGVFEDPDFAIGTYELIRAASTAGFSVVGGGHTAAVIEQMGLASSYSHLSTGGGACIEFLTGKKLPAVAALEASWEHFFRGA, encoded by the coding sequence ATGGTTTTTGGCACACTCGAGGATATTCAGATAGAGGGAAAGATCGTACTTTTGCGGGTGGATTTTAATTCTCCCATTGATCCCTCATCAGGGACAATTCTTGATAATAAACGGTTTCAGGAGCACCTTCCAACGATAATGGCACTTGAAGATGCAAAAGTCGTTATCCTCACCCACCAGAGCAGGCCCGGTAAGAAGGATTTTACGACACTCAGGTCCCATGCTGATCTCCTTGAGCGGATGATAAACCGGCCGGTCACCTATGTCGACGATATCTTCGGCCGTTATGCCAGGGAAAGCATCTCTTCAATGCGAAACGGCGATATTGTGATGCTGGAAAACCTCAGGTTCAATGCTGAGGAGAACCTGACAATGAAGCCGGATTGGGCGATGAAGACACATTGTGTACAGAACCTTGCTGCAATGGGAGATCTCTATGTCAATGATGCATTCGGCACGGCACACCGGTCGCAACCGACGATGGTTGGCCTCCCGATGGTATTGAGATCCGTTGCCGGGCTCCTGATGGAGAAGGAGGTCTCGATGCTCTCCCGTGTCTTTACGGATGCGCCCCGGCCGATTACCTTCATCCTGGGGGGAACCAAGGTCGATGACTCGATCGCTGTTGCATCCAATGTCCTTGAACACGGCATCGCTGATCGTATCCTTGCCATTGGTGTTGTCGGCAATGTCTTCCTTGCAGGCAGTGGTGTGGATATCGGTAATCCGTCACAGCAGGCAATTCTCGGCCTCGGGTATGGATCAGAGATCGAAAGAGCAGGAGAGATCCTCAAAACCTATGGCGACCGGGTGGTTCTGCCTGCAACAGTTGCGGTGCGGGAAGCGGGTGAACGCATGGAATATCCGGTTTCAGAGATCCCTTCCGATACCCCGATCCTCGATCTCGGATCGGATTCAATCCGGTCAATGGTAGCTGAGATCAGGCGATCGGAGACGATCGTCTTCAACGGCCCTGCAGGAGTGTTTGAGGATCCGGACTTTGCAATCGGCACCTATGAACTGATCAGGGCTGCGTCGACTGCCGGTTTCTCGGTTGTCGGAGGTGGCCATACCGCAGCAGTGATCGAGCAGATGGGCCTGGCGTCATCCTATTCACATCTCTCAACAGGGGGAGGGGCCTGCATCGAGTTTTTGACAGGGAAAAAGCTCCCGGCGGTGGCTGCACTGGAGGCATCCTGGGAACACTTTTTCCGGGGTGCGTAG
- a CDS encoding ubiquitin-like small modifier protein 1 has product MKIRVQSFARFREIFGSEQIREMEEGATLAALLLEMAAENHAARAALFDENGTVRRYIILMLNKKRIDREELEKTTLSDGDELALYPPVAGG; this is encoded by the coding sequence ATGAAGATCAGAGTGCAGTCATTTGCCCGGTTTCGGGAGATATTTGGATCAGAACAGATCAGGGAGATGGAGGAAGGCGCAACACTTGCAGCACTCCTTCTGGAGATGGCAGCAGAGAACCATGCTGCTCGCGCTGCCCTCTTTGATGAGAACGGAACCGTGCGACGGTACATCATCCTGATGCTGAATAAAAAACGCATTGACAGGGAAGAACTGGAGAAAACCACCCTCTCGGATGGGGACGAGCTGGCACTCTATCCACCGGTTGCCGGAGGCTGA
- the msrA gene encoding peptide-methionine (S)-S-oxide reductase MsrA, with translation MTEYEKATFAAGCFWGVEAAFAEIAGVVSTRVGYSGGSVANPTYEEVCTGTTGHAEAVEVVFDPSRVPYDHLLIRFWSLHDPTTKDRQGPDIGSQYRSAIFTHSDRQYQQAIASRDRMDASGRFRRPIVTEILPARIFWPAEEYHQQYFRKQGHSCGFRLW, from the coding sequence ATGACGGAATATGAGAAAGCAACCTTTGCTGCAGGCTGCTTCTGGGGTGTTGAGGCTGCGTTTGCAGAGATTGCCGGTGTTGTATCGACACGGGTCGGCTATAGTGGCGGGAGTGTTGCCAATCCGACGTACGAGGAGGTCTGCACCGGGACAACCGGTCATGCAGAAGCAGTTGAAGTAGTCTTTGATCCCTCTCGTGTTCCATATGATCATCTGCTGATCAGGTTCTGGTCTCTCCACGATCCGACAACAAAAGACCGGCAGGGCCCGGATATCGGGAGCCAGTACCGATCAGCCATCTTCACCCATTCTGATAGGCAATACCAGCAGGCGATCGCTTCACGTGACCGGATGGATGCATCGGGCCGGTTTCGCAGGCCGATCGTCACAGAGATTCTGCCTGCCAGAATCTTCTGGCCAGCCGAGGAGTACCACCAGCAGTACTTCAGAAAGCAGGGCCATTCCTGCGGGTTCAGGCTTTGGTAG
- a CDS encoding molybdenum cofactor biosynthesis protein MoaE: MVVTVTHEDFAINRLIEERKNPEMGAMVSFIGVVRDDGIERIELEAHQEVAVEELEVIRDEAFAKFPIKSVDIIHRIGDLNVGDNIVLILVGAGHRREAFEGCEYIIERLKERVPIWKKEYTKEGERWVPGKGE; the protein is encoded by the coding sequence ATGGTTGTGACAGTCACGCACGAAGACTTTGCTATCAACAGGCTGATTGAGGAGAGAAAAAACCCTGAGATGGGCGCAATGGTCTCCTTCATCGGGGTTGTCAGGGATGACGGGATTGAGCGGATCGAGCTTGAGGCACACCAGGAGGTTGCTGTCGAGGAGCTTGAGGTGATCCGTGATGAGGCGTTTGCGAAGTTTCCGATCAAGTCCGTTGATATCATCCACCGGATCGGAGATCTGAATGTCGGCGACAACATCGTCCTGATCCTGGTCGGGGCAGGCCACCGGCGGGAAGCCTTTGAAGGATGCGAATACATCATAGAGCGGCTGAAGGAGCGGGTTCCGATCTGGAAGAAGGAGTATACAAAAGAGGGAGAACGCTGGGTTCCGGGCAAAGGTGAATGA
- the larE gene encoding ATP-dependent sacrificial sulfur transferase LarE, producing MNDQIQKLQAVLRAKAPLIISFSGGVDSSVLAAIAARTIPGMARFALLDSPLLSRHAYADALLIAEEIGIDLEIVPFPILEDKQFCENPFDRCALCKQASSRILKELAEGAVVADGANLSDRGEYRPGLAVADAEGIIHPFIEAGIDKNGVRELARNCGYSFWNKPSDACLATRIPYWNRVLPETLLGAEAGEAVLRKFGVSQCRLRAHGDSARIEVHPDEFPIVLARRQEIVKIVRELGFCYVTLDLEGFRSGSMDGGK from the coding sequence ATGAATGATCAAATACAGAAACTACAGGCAGTGCTGAGAGCAAAAGCTCCCCTCATCATCTCATTCTCAGGCGGTGTGGATAGCTCGGTTCTTGCTGCGATTGCTGCCCGGACGATCCCGGGGATGGCCAGGTTCGCCCTCCTTGACTCACCTCTCCTCTCCCGGCATGCATATGCTGATGCTCTTCTGATTGCAGAAGAGATCGGTATTGATCTGGAGATAGTGCCGTTTCCAATCCTTGAAGACAAACAGTTCTGCGAGAACCCATTTGATCGCTGCGCACTCTGCAAACAGGCCTCATCACGCATCCTCAAAGAGCTTGCTGAGGGTGCGGTCGTTGCGGATGGTGCAAATCTCTCGGATCGTGGTGAATACAGGCCGGGCCTTGCTGTCGCCGATGCAGAAGGGATTATCCATCCCTTCATTGAAGCCGGAATCGATAAGAACGGTGTCCGGGAGCTGGCACGAAATTGTGGCTATTCATTCTGGAACAAACCCTCAGATGCCTGTCTTGCCACCCGGATCCCCTATTGGAATCGGGTTCTGCCTGAGACATTGCTTGGGGCTGAAGCTGGTGAGGCGGTTCTCAGGAAGTTCGGCGTTTCGCAGTGCCGCCTCCGTGCTCATGGGGATAGTGCCAGAATTGAGGTACATCCTGATGAATTTCCAATTGTCCTTGCCAGAAGGCAGGAGATCGTGAAGATTGTCAGAGAACTTGGATTCTGCTATGTCACCCTCGATCTCGAAGGGTTTCGGAGCGGGAGTATGGATGGGGGTAAATAG
- a CDS encoding DUF7504 family protein has product MGFMDANESSIYLYISEAARMKMTNMEIVSQLTAQGTACIIVTTNIPSSILTNLYTKQGIAIERLHFIDAITKYSLGSVPVNSTNTTFTSNPGNLTELGIAISEALKKRSGEDTALIFDSISTLLIYLSSANISKFIHFISNKIRLLDLKAVYLSADKGLDPLLFTQISSIVDEVIDDQK; this is encoded by the coding sequence ATGGGATTTATGGACGCCAACGAGTCATCGATATACCTCTACATCTCTGAAGCCGCCAGGATGAAGATGACAAACATGGAGATCGTGTCACAGCTCACCGCACAGGGCACTGCCTGCATCATTGTAACAACAAACATTCCCTCCTCAATCCTGACAAACCTCTATACAAAACAGGGTATCGCTATCGAGAGACTTCATTTCATTGATGCCATCACGAAGTATTCGCTTGGAAGTGTGCCGGTCAACAGTACAAACACTACCTTCACCTCAAACCCCGGTAACCTGACCGAACTGGGCATCGCCATATCAGAGGCATTAAAGAAGAGATCCGGGGAAGATACCGCACTCATCTTTGATTCGATCAGTACGCTTCTCATCTACCTCTCTTCAGCCAACATCTCAAAATTCATCCACTTCATATCAAATAAGATCCGGCTCCTTGACCTGAAAGCCGTGTACCTGAGTGCCGATAAGGGGCTTGACCCTCTCCTCTTCACCCAGATCAGCTCCATTGTCGATGAAGTGATAGATGATCAAAAATAA